In the genome of Photobacterium sp. TLY01, one region contains:
- a CDS encoding ABC transporter permease subunit, translating into MADAGAFLTDNNRSRQRKDRFARYGVIAGGISVLLTLVLIFFYLLYVIVPVFAPARITPVQSFSVPLTQTAAVRFNEQNTHAFHFSADGQISLVALGRREGQAVAQQVVMANPTSFDAALPNEHVFAYGDHTGGVTVVKPLIRQDNLVLSDPLDAPYIQLDSQGMPLVQLAVSVRRQVAVLVGVTQDQRLVARVFHRGSGLDTGEQTWQASQLAMPAIGQPVTDMVVTPDGRTLYVLNGRQVTVIDLNQSEGRIRQQTDVSQGAGDPVAMTALSGANSLLITGADGKVTQWFEVASAGQRQLTAARTFSGGQGALNLVVPEYYRKGFFAVQDGGLLAGYYMADSAAPVLESRLFSRTPELMTVSPRADRLLAISGEQWQLFKVTNPYPEVSFSSLWQKVWYEGYPEPDYVWQSTSGTDESEPKLSLVPVVFGTLKAAFYALCFAIPLALAGAIYTAYFMSSSMRKVVKPTIEIMEALPTVILGFLAGIWLAPIVENHLIGMALSLLVLPLVMVAVGLGWAMLPGGWQRRMPTGLHILLLMPTLVLAGYLCFTLSPVIEQAYFGGDIRSYLTNHWGIGYDQRNALVVGIAMGFAVIPTIFTIAEDAIYSVPAHLSSGSLALGATPWQTLTRVVLLTASPGIFSAVMMGLGRAVGETMIVLMATGNTPIMDWNILEGLRTLSATIAIEMPESEVGSAHYRVLFLAAFVLFVFTFFFNTLAEIVRQRLREKYKSL; encoded by the coding sequence ATGGCAGATGCCGGTGCATTTTTGACTGACAATAACCGTAGCCGTCAACGAAAAGACAGGTTTGCGCGTTATGGGGTGATTGCCGGTGGAATTTCTGTCCTTCTGACGCTTGTTCTGATCTTTTTCTATTTGCTCTATGTGATCGTGCCTGTGTTTGCACCGGCCAGGATCACGCCTGTTCAGTCGTTTTCTGTGCCGCTGACACAAACTGCAGCGGTGCGTTTTAACGAACAAAATACCCATGCGTTTCATTTCTCCGCGGATGGGCAGATCAGCCTGGTCGCACTCGGTCGCCGTGAGGGACAAGCCGTCGCACAGCAGGTGGTGATGGCGAATCCGACCAGCTTCGACGCGGCTTTGCCCAACGAGCACGTGTTTGCCTATGGTGATCACACGGGGGGCGTCACTGTCGTGAAGCCACTGATCCGTCAGGATAATCTGGTGCTCAGCGATCCGCTTGACGCCCCTTATATTCAGCTCGATAGCCAGGGGATGCCTCTGGTGCAACTGGCGGTGTCGGTGCGTCGCCAGGTGGCGGTTCTGGTTGGCGTGACACAGGACCAGCGGCTCGTGGCCAGGGTTTTTCATCGCGGCAGTGGTCTGGATACCGGTGAACAGACGTGGCAGGCAAGCCAACTGGCGATGCCGGCAATCGGACAACCGGTCACGGATATGGTGGTGACGCCGGATGGCCGGACCCTGTATGTGCTCAATGGCCGGCAAGTCACTGTGATTGATCTGAACCAAAGCGAAGGGCGGATTCGTCAGCAAACCGATGTCAGTCAGGGAGCGGGCGATCCGGTCGCGATGACAGCTTTGTCCGGGGCCAATTCCCTGTTAATCACAGGGGCTGACGGCAAGGTTACACAGTGGTTTGAAGTGGCCAGCGCTGGGCAACGTCAGTTGACAGCTGCCCGCACCTTTTCAGGCGGCCAGGGGGCACTGAATCTGGTGGTGCCTGAGTATTACCGCAAAGGCTTTTTTGCCGTTCAGGATGGTGGCCTGCTGGCGGGATACTATATGGCGGATTCAGCGGCGCCGGTACTGGAATCCCGCTTGTTCAGCCGCACACCTGAGCTGATGACGGTTTCCCCCCGGGCCGATCGCTTGCTGGCGATCTCAGGGGAGCAGTGGCAGCTATTTAAGGTGACCAACCCGTATCCTGAAGTGAGTTTCAGCAGCCTGTGGCAGAAAGTCTGGTATGAAGGGTATCCGGAGCCGGATTATGTCTGGCAGTCTACCTCAGGCACGGATGAAAGTGAGCCGAAGCTGAGCCTGGTTCCGGTTGTGTTCGGCACCCTGAAGGCGGCGTTTTACGCCTTGTGTTTTGCGATCCCTCTGGCACTGGCCGGCGCGATTTATACCGCCTATTTTATGTCTTCGTCGATGCGCAAGGTGGTCAAACCGACCATAGAAATCATGGAAGCCCTGCCGACGGTGATCCTGGGTTTTCTGGCGGGTATCTGGCTGGCGCCGATTGTGGAGAATCATTTGATTGGCATGGCGCTCAGCCTGCTGGTACTGCCGCTGGTGATGGTGGCTGTTGGTTTGGGGTGGGCGATGTTGCCTGGCGGCTGGCAGCGCAGAATGCCAACCGGACTGCATATTTTGTTGCTGATGCCAACGCTGGTACTGGCCGGTTACCTCTGTTTCACGCTGAGCCCGGTGATTGAACAGGCTTACTTCGGCGGGGATATCCGCAGTTATCTGACCAATCACTGGGGGATTGGTTATGATCAGAGAAATGCGCTGGTTGTCGGGATCGCCATGGGCTTTGCAGTGATCCCGACCATATTCACCATCGCTGAAGATGCGATTTATTCAGTGCCGGCACACCTGAGCAGCGGCTCGCTGGCGCTGGGGGCAACCCCTTGGCAGACCCTGACCCGCGTCGTTCTGCTGACCGCCAGCCCCGGGATCTTCTCCGCTGTGATGATGGGGCTGGGACGAGCAGTGGGTGAAACCATGATCGTGCTGATGGCAACAGGCAACACCCCGATTATGGACTGGAATATACTGGAAGGTCTGCGTACGCTGTCGGCAACCATTGCCATTGAAATGCCGGAATCGGAAGTTGGCAGCGCACATTACCGTGTCTTGTTTCTGGCCGCATTTGTGCTGTTTGTGTTTACTTTTTTCTTCAATACCCTGGCTGAAATCGTGCGTCAGCGACTGCGTGAAAAATACAAGTCGTTATGA